The following nucleotide sequence is from Nitrososphaerota archaeon.
CTGTCTGATTGCCGCCAGATACGGCTTGACCTGCCTTTACGTTAACGATTCCTTGCATCCACATGTGGACGCGGCACCAATACACATAGGTTCCGGGTACAGTGAATGTGAAGGTGTAGTTCTGATGCGATTGTATATTACTTGAGTTAGGCATCGGAGCGCCAGTTGGACCGCTTACTCCAACCACTGTGTGTTCGGCAGTATCATTATTTATCCACGTAACTGTGTTGTTCACTCCAATAATTACGGTAGCATTATTTGGACGAAAGCCTACAGAACTCATATTGGCCGCAGAATTCGGTAATATCCAGATGATTACTGGCTTAGATTGGTTAGCGCTAGGCTGCGTCTGGTTACCTCCTGGAATAGTCTTGTTGCCTCCAGGTACTGTCTGATTGCCACCCGGCACCGTTTGATTCCCACCAGGTAAGGTTTGATTACCGCTTGGAACGGTCTGATTACCACTAGGTTGAGACTGATTACCGCTAGGTACAGTTTGATTACCGCCTGGAACTGTTTGGTTGCCACCGGGCATCGTTTGGTTGCCGGCGGGGGCCCGGCTGAGCCCGGTTTCTAGTAGGGTTGAGATTTCTTTTGCGTTGTTATACCAGAGCGTTAAGTTCGCGTTTAACGCGGCCGTGTCATTGGCTTTGGCCGCCGCGAGAATTTGCGTGTAGATGGTTATGTGCATCTTTAATGCTGTTGACAGGTTCTGGGTGTTGGCCTGTCCAAGATAGGGCGCGGTGAAGTTAACCAGCTGCTCCTGGGCCTTCAATGCTTTGGTTACTGTGGCGTTGAAGTCCTGAATATTGCCTGACTTGTAGGTTACCAGCATGAGCCGGATGTAAATGTCGTGCTCAAGCCACATTCTACGCATCTCATCATGGAAGGTTAACGAGGCGTTGCTCCCCGTTGCGGTTTGATTACCCTGGGGAGAGCCTACGCCTCCAGGTTGCTGTTGTTGCTGCTCGTTTTGCGCAAATACGGGTATAGTGGATATTGAGGATGAGAGTAGTATTGCGATTACGGATATAGCTGCGACTATGTTTGCTGTTTTGTTTTTTCTTAGCATGTTCGGTTCATGATAGCGCATGCGTTATATAAAATTATCAGATTATTAAATTAAATATGAATAATTTAGGAGACAACAAAGCGATAATTACTAAAAGTTAGAGGAGACTAAAATTTCCGATTAAAAAACATATACAACAAAAACAAAGCAAGCCACCTAAACACCCAGCAAACAAAAACCAACAAAACCCAAGAAAAATACCTTAATTAACACCACAACAACAAATAACAGCGGTAAACAAGAAGATGCCAACAGCATTCGTCCTAGTAAACAGCGACCCAGAAGTCGAAGAAGAACTCATAAACGACCTCATAAAAATAGAAGGAGTAAAAGAAGTCCACTCAGTCTACGGAATCTACGACTTCATAGTAAAAGTCGAATCCGAATCCCTAGAAGAACTAAAATCAATCATCACCTGGAAGGTCAGACGCCTCAGAAAAATCAGGGCCAGCACAACAATGATCGTAGCCCAATCAAAAACCAAGTAACCAAACAAAAAAAACAGACACCAACCTAAAGAGTCAGTAATTCGGGTTAAGCGCAATACCGTTAGAAAGGAACATATTGGCGCTTATCCTATCCGGATTAAGTCAACCTCTATATCCAGCTTGTTGAGTTCTTCATCTCTGCCCGTGATAAGCTTGGCTTGCTCCACCTTAGCGGTTGCGACAGCGAAGGCGTCTGCGAGGGACAGGGCATATTCGCCTTTCTTTCTAGCCTATTTCCAAAGCTTGCTATCTCCTAATACTGGAACTATTTTACATTAATCCCTGACTAGCATAGGTGTAACCCGCATTAGAACCTAATTGGCGCATAGGGTAGCGAGATTCGAACAAGGAACCCAGATCACGGTTTTTTAGCGGACTCCATGAACTCTTCCACGAACCTGCGCTGAGGAGGGTAATTCTCAGTCAAACCTCCCGCTGGCTCCATAAACATCGAGTCCTCCAAAGCCTTCAACAGATGCGCAACCCCTGCAGGAATATACACTATTTCCATCGCCTCAACAACAACCTCACTCCTACGCCCCGTTGAAACCTCAACAAACTCAAACCAAATCCTCCCCTTCAAAACCAGGTGGAAGCTCTCAAAAGGATGATAATGACCGCCCCTGAAAGAACCCTTCACCATATTCAGAAAAAGAAAATCACCGCCCTCACCCAACGATAACTTAAAGGTTGAGCCACGCGGATCATCCTTGTCAGTCCTTGACACCATGCTCTTTCTAAACAAATCCACCGACATCTCAGGTCAAACAGGAGGAGAAAGAAGAGCGATGCTTAATTAACTATGTTTCTTTCACCATCTAATTAGCTGATCGAGGCTTCTATTAAGGCGCCCCACTTCCTCCAGAGATCATCCCCGAAGCCCCCGCCCTCCGGGAGCTGAAACACCTTAACCGATACGGTCGGGTCGAGTTTCTTCAGCAGCGCCTCGTAGTTTCGCACCCAGTGCCGCTCATAGACACCGAGAAGATTACTCGCGTCAGGAGAGTGCCATTCAACCAAGATGACTGCACGCCTAGCGATACGGACAGCGTCAGCCAAGACCTTCCGGATCTTGTCGGGGCCCACGTAGATCAGCACCGCGTCAGTCAAAACTATGTCGAAGCTCTTGTCAGGAAAGCCCACGAGATCATCCGCCTTCCCAACCAGTAGGCTGACGTTTGACACCCCGTTCTCCTTGACCCATTTGTTTCCAGCCTTAACGAAGTTAGGGTTGATGTCCACGCCCCGGAAAGCCGCATCAGGAAAGGCTTTAGCCAGCAGAAGCAGGTTCGGCCCGCTGCCGCACCCGACTTCAAGAAGGCTTTCAAAGGGCGCGTAGCCTGACACCCGTTTCAAAATGAGTTCACGGTGAGGATGATCTGTTGCCAGATAGCTGCCACTCTGCATAGGAGAAGACCTGCCGACCCATCTCCGCGCCTCCAGTCTGGTTCCTACCCGCGAGCCGAGGCGACGCATAACACCTCGGTAAACAGACCTAACTAAACCGTAGATACGAACACGCCTGAGAAACGAGATCAAACCCTGTTTCATTAAGGTGGATCCTACCGCTTATCGAAGCTCCGAATAGCTTCCACTACCAGTTTAACCGAGTCATCGCTCATCTCCGGGTACAACGGTATTGAGAGAACCTCACGTGACATCTGCTCAGTCACCGGCAGGTTGAACTTTGTTAGGCCCAGCGCCTCATGCTTGTGCAGCGGCTTCGGCCAAGAAACAATTATCTCTACGCCTGAGCCTCTCAGATGCTTGACCAGCTCGTCACGCTGCTTCGAACGGATAACATAGTTCTGGTAAACGTCGAAGTAATCCCCGTTCCCCGGCGGAGGCGGCAGTTTGATTGAAGAAACACCTGAGAGAGCCTTCTGATACATTGCTGCTAGCTCACGGCGCCTCTCAATCCACTGCGGTAGACGCTTCAACTTAACGTCAAGAACCGCTCCATGCAGGTTGTCAAGCCGGCTGTTGAAACCGTACCCGAGGAACTCACCGGTGTCACGGTTCATGTAATGGTCTCTAAGCAGAAACAGCTTCTCAGCCATCGCATCATCGCTCGTAGTCACTGCGCCGCCGTCCCCTAAAGCACCCAAGATCTTGGCAGGGTAGAAGCTGAAGCAACCTGATAACCCGAAGCTCCCAGCCTTCCTGCCCTTGAAGCTGGCTCCCAATGCTTGAGCAGCATCCTCTATGACCGGGACGCCGTGTTTGGAGGCGATGCGCATCAAACGTTCCATGTCGCAGACGCGGCCGTTGAGGTGAACCGGGATAATCGCCTTGGTCTTCTTCGTAATCGCGGCCTCAACCTTGCCTACATCCATATTGTAATCCTGCCCGATATCAACTAGAACGGGGCTGGCGTTGCAGTGAACAATCGAGGTTACAGTCGCAGCAAAAGTGTGCGCCACGGTAATCACCTCGTCGCCTCTGCCGATGCCTGCAGCCTTCATTGAGAGCATGATGGCATCGGTGCCGTTCGCTACACCGATAGCGTGTTTTACTCCTAGGAAGCCGGCGAGGTTCTTCTCGAACTCTTTGAGCTGGCGGCGCATAATATAGTCGCCGCCGTTAAGCACATCTTGGATTGCGGCGTCAATCTCGCTCTTCAACCTGCGGTAATGTTCTGGGAAATCGACGAATCGAACCTTGTAGGACATACGGAGCACCACTACTTCCTAGCCATAGTCTCTTTTACTTTCTTAATTATTGTTTTCGACGTAGGATAGTACGCCTTCTCCAGAACGGAGCTGGAGGGGGCGGGAGCATCAGGCAGAGAAACCCTTGCGACAGGAGCCTTCAGGTAGTCGAAGCACTCGCTCGCAACAATCGCCGACAACTCAGCTCCTACGCCGCCTGTCTGCCACGCCGCATCAACCACAACAAACCGGCCGGTCTTCTTCACAGAGCTCAGTAGAAGAGGCTTATCCAGCGGCTTGATGGAGCGCGGATCAATAACCTCCACGTCAATATGCTCCTCCTTCTCCAAGGCTTCAGCGGCCTTCAACGCTTCAAGCACCATATACGAGGTGGCCACCACCGTCACATCGCCGCCTTCACGTCTCACCACACCCTTCCCCAGCGGAACCTTGTACATCTCCTCAGGCACCTCACCCTTGGTCTGATACAGCCACCTCTCATCAATATACATCACAGGGTTCCCGTCAGTTACTGCGGAAATCATCAGGCCCTTAGCGTCGTAGGGGGTGCTGGGCATAACCACCTTGAGACCGGGAACATGCATCATCATAGCCTGAATGCTCTGAGCGTGCTGAGCAGCCTGCTCCCCACCGCGGTTCACAATCCCCCAGATGACCAGAGGAACACTCAGCTGCCCACCGAACATGTAATGCCAGTTCGCCGCATGATTAATCAGCTGATCAAACGCGTAATACATGAAGTCCAGCCTAGGGAAAACCAGCACAGGCTTAGCCCCAGCCAGCGCAGCACCAACCGCGGTCCCAGTTACACCGTTCTCAGACACAGGAGTATCAAACACCCTCTCCGCACCGAACCTGTCAACCAACCCCACAGTGGTTCCGCCCACATACCACGGGCTCGTAACCCCTTGCCCGATCAGGAACACCTCAGTATCCTTCTCAAGCAGCTGGTATAATGCCTGGTTGATGGCTTGGCTGAACTGAATAACCGCCATACCTAGTTAATCTTCTCCTTGAACACGTTGTTAAGCAGCGTCTTCTCATCAGGGAACGGGCTTTTCTTCGCGTAGACCACGGAGTCATCGATCGCCTTCTGGATTTCGCCGCGGATGCGTTGAACGTCACGCTCAGTTAGCAGCTTGTTTTGAAGCAGCTGTTTCTCCAAGCGATTAATAGGGTCTTTGGCCATCCATTGATCAAGCTCCTCTTTGCTTCTGAGACCTTTGTCTAAATCGTAGTTGGGGCCGACGTGTCCACGCCACCTGTAGGTCATACACTCGATTAGCGAGGGGCCTTCGCCTCGGCGAGCCGCCTCGATGACCTTCTTAGCGGTCACATACACCTCAACCACGTTGGTGTTACCGTAACTGTGGCAGAGCATCCCGAACATCTCAGCCTTCCGGTGAATATCC
It contains:
- a CDS encoding alpha-ketoacid dehydrogenase subunit beta, which produces MAVIQFSQAINQALYQLLEKDTEVFLIGQGVTSPWYVGGTTVGLVDRFGAERVFDTPVSENGVTGTAVGAALAGAKPVLVFPRLDFMYYAFDQLINHAANWHYMFGGQLSVPLVIWGIVNRGGEQAAQHAQSIQAMMMHVPGLKVVMPSTPYDAKGLMISAVTDGNPVMYIDERWLYQTKGEVPEEMYKVPLGKGVVRREGGDVTVVATSYMVLEALKAAEALEKEEHIDVEVIDPRSIKPLDKPLLLSSVKKTGRFVVVDAAWQTGGVGAELSAIVASECFDYLKAPVARVSLPDAPAPSSSVLEKAYYPTSKTIIKKVKETMARK
- a CDS encoding Lrp/AsnC ligand binding domain-containing protein → MPTAFVLVNSDPEVEEELINDLIKIEGVKEVHSVYGIYDFIVKVESESLEELKSIITWKVRRLRKIRASTTMIVAQSKTK
- a CDS encoding cupredoxin domain-containing protein; amino-acid sequence: MLRKNKTANIVAAISVIAILLSSSISTIPVFAQNEQQQQQPGGVGSPQGNQTATGSNASLTFHDEMRRMWLEHDIYIRLMLVTYKSGNIQDFNATVTKALKAQEQLVNFTAPYLGQANTQNLSTALKMHITIYTQILAAAKANDTAALNANLTLWYNNAKEISTLLETGLSRAPAGNQTMPGGNQTVPGGNQTVPSGNQSQPSGNQTVPSGNQTLPGGNQTVPGGNQTVPGGNKTIPGGNQTQPSANQSKPVIIWILPNSAANMSSVGFRPNNATVIIGVNNTVTWINNDTAEHTVVGVSGPTGAPMPNSSNIQSHQNYTFTFTVPGTYVYWCRVHMWMQGIVNVKAGQAVSGGNQTVPGGNQTVPGGNQTIPGGNQTVPGDNQTTPSGNQTVPGGNQTVPGGNKTIPGGNQTLPSANQSKPAIIWIVAGSAANMSSVGFRPNNATVKIGVNNTVTWVNNDTSEHTVSGVSGPPDAPMPGSGYILPNQNYTLTFTVPGTYRYRCSIHTWIQGTITVEGNQTIPSGNQTQPGGNQTVPGGNQTVPSGNQTVPSGNQTVPGGNQSQPSGNQTVPGGNQTVPGGNQTQPGANQTIPGGNLTRGRVANVSILQDMNTHLNFTLRMTMEYLNGNYTASLLTFQEIIKGTLKLADIISDAIITMNPSKFTSIGTVSRP
- a CDS encoding class I SAM-dependent methyltransferase, translated to MKQGLISFLRRVRIYGLVRSVYRGVMRRLGSRVGTRLEARRWVGRSSPMQSGSYLATDHPHRELILKRVSGYAPFESLLEVGCGSGPNLLLLAKAFPDAAFRGVDINPNFVKAGNKWVKENGVSNVSLLVGKADDLVGFPDKSFDIVLTDAVLIYVGPDKIRKVLADAVRIARRAVILVEWHSPDASNLLGVYERHWVRNYEALLKKLDPTVSVKVFQLPEGGGFGDDLWRKWGALIEASIS
- a CDS encoding DegT/DnrJ/EryC1/StrS family aminotransferase, giving the protein MSYKVRFVDFPEHYRRLKSEIDAAIQDVLNGGDYIMRRQLKEFEKNLAGFLGVKHAIGVANGTDAIMLSMKAAGIGRGDEVITVAHTFAATVTSIVHCNASPVLVDIGQDYNMDVGKVEAAITKKTKAIIPVHLNGRVCDMERLMRIASKHGVPVIEDAAQALGASFKGRKAGSFGLSGCFSFYPAKILGALGDGGAVTTSDDAMAEKLFLLRDHYMNRDTGEFLGYGFNSRLDNLHGAVLDVKLKRLPQWIERRRELAAMYQKALSGVSSIKLPPPPGNGDYFDVYQNYVIRSKQRDELVKHLRGSGVEIIVSWPKPLHKHEALGLTKFNLPVTEQMSREVLSIPLYPEMSDDSVKLVVEAIRSFDKR